Genomic segment of Populus nigra chromosome 6, ddPopNigr1.1, whole genome shotgun sequence:
AAGTCCATTTGATAACCTTCAGTTTACAAATCATTGCTATTGCTGGGTCTTGTAGCCATCTAGCTCAGATGGCCATTGCCATTTCTTTCTACCCTTTACCTTAAGTGAATATATTGTCACCGGAAGTTTCAAGTGCACAAGGTACACAAGCACTTTGCCTCTCTATTTCTGAATGTCTTGCATGTCAGAGAACAAGTGCTTCAAACTTCCGATAGCAACATTAAGACCATCCTGGATTTGTAAAGATACTTCGATTCCGTGTTCTTCCAAACTGCTTGTCACATGCATTGTGTGCTTGTGCATGCTACTGCCTACTTTCTCACAACTTCCAAATCTTTCTAGTTGGAGACTGAGCAGATCACCGGAACCTTCAAGAAGAGGTTACGTGTAGAAAATGGGCACCACTTATCCTGATATTTATCCATGGTTATATTGAAGAATTAAGGACTTCGAAGGTTAAATTTACAAATATCTAAATCCATCATGCAAGGGTTTCTGGCCACATTACATTCGCCGACCAAAAAAGACAATTCCCAAATCGAAAAGGCCGATGTAACTTCAAGGAGAACTACAGCTAGTTATCATCGACATAGAGGTAGGAGAACAATCAACCTGTTCTGACAAATTCAGTAGGCCATCCTTTTGTTTTAGAATACATCACTTGACAGTAAATCAGCTTAAGCAACGGCTAATGCAGTGTAATTGAAGCTTAGAACAAACATAGAAACTTATAAGTGTGGTAGGATTACTCCTCGTGCGATGTCTGACCCCCCAAAAATACCTTGAAGGTTAGGCATGATGAACGATTTGGTATGATCACAATGAAATGATGCAAGTTAAGCACACCGATTCTCATTTTTGGCAGTTTaacataaataacaatcataaagtAATGATTTATCTTGATGTCAGGCTGTCCTAATAGATCTATAAGGAATTAACTAACAATCAACCCTATTCTGGGCATCTCTAAGCCAACTTCATTGACCGTGGGTTTACTTGGCACAGATACAGGTCCCGATTTTATAACTCACAGAGAGAATTAGGACCCAAAAGAACATCAAGTACAGCCAACCTCGCGACACCACCGACTCTGTTTTGCCTGGGAATAAGCTATTCATCGGCACCAGACTGGCAGGACCACCTAGTTGTGGCAAACCAAAAGAAAGGATGATATTGACATTCCCGTTCTTGCCAAATGACCATTCCATCTCATTGCCACCTAAGCTCATGTTTTCTATTCTTATCATACCAGCAGTAACGTTAATTGAGCTGGAAGATGCTGGATGTAGGTGAAGAGCAGTGTCCTTGGAAGGGAACTCAGAAGCAAGGGCAGGAGGTGCAGGAATGTTCCCCAACCTGTGACTAGCCTGCTTGATAAATGGATATTTGAAATCTGCACCTAAACAAGACACATAAGAATGAGCCCAGACAAACAGAAGCAAATGTAAAAACCAGTGGGCAAAAATGCGACCAGCTGAATTATTTCTATCTTGCAAAACTTACATCTCTAAATGAATACAGGAAAGGGAAGCACAAAGAGTACTGATGAAACAAATTGAAATGTAAATTTACCAGAATCAAATTTCATGGCCTCTGGCTTTTGCTTTGATGAAGATGGATCAATAGTGCCATGTGTTTCTAATAGGTTTTGGCTTGCCGTGGACAGTTCTTCAGTTTGTCCCTTGACATCCTGTTACACAGTTACAAATTAATTGCTGTGGGCAGCTCAATCAGTGAATTAAAGCAATgaagtatttaattatattcttaCCTCTTGGGGTGGAAGTTGTTGGTCAGAAACAGCAGTCTCACCTCCGAAGATATCAGAAGGATCAAAAGACAAGTTCTCATCAACAGCATCAAAGAAATTGAGGTACTCATCCACCATGTCAAAACCTGAGGAATCTCCACCAGTCTCTGGCTCCACAGGCTTTGAAAGATCATTAGCTTCCAGGAAAAATCCTTCACTCTGTGGAAGATCACCAAGTGCATCCAAGTatgattcatcaaacaaataATTTGCATTGAGAGCATTCACAATATTGATAGGCTCCGCATTGTGTTCTTTTTTGTCTGCATCCAGCTCATATTGTCCAGGTAAATCCAAGTTTTGGTCAGCTGGTGGAGCTGGACCATTTCTATTCTCCGCCCCTCTTATCACAGGCTTTATATCATTGTCACTGAAGTTACTGGGCTGTTCCACATGGTTGCTTGTTTCCCCATAATAGAAGTTTAGTGGAAGAGCAGTCTTTTCAGATGTAATTCCACTGTCAAAATTCTGGcggaaaaaagacaaaaataatgaaaattttaattggttgtgAGACCATTAATCATGAAATGCAAACAAACAGGAAGGCTGGGCAGAGGAGCATGGATCACAAGTAATGATGAAGAAACATACATTGACAACACTCCCCcagaaaatttataaataatcacCATGGCAAAGACACAAGACCAAAGCAGCAGATACACTACATAAGACATTTGACTAAGTTTACCAAATACGTTTCGATCCCTTTTACAATAAACCAATATTACCATATGCAAAAGTCAATAAATAGAAAGAGCGCAGCATACAATGAAAGCTTAGTGATACAAATTAACAGCCACGGCACGTAAATGCTTAATAAGCAGCAAGTCTGGTAGGAATAAGGCAATCCATCTGAGAACATGTAGACCCCAGAGAGTGTATTACAAGCCTGGTGCAATAAACacaatcaagaaataaaaaatatcatacagTGACATAGCTTAGTGGTCCAAAATAACAGCCTAACCATGGCAAGTCTTATTAGGAAGCTAGCCCTTTGGAGGAATAAGGCATAACATCTGAAGAACCTCAAAGCAAACACCTTGAAAATTATCAGATGGCAAAAGTAACTGTATTGAGTATGTACTTAATCACAAGCaaaatacaaggaaaaacaGAAAGTGATCCCATTTTCTCAGGAGGTTGCAAAGAACTTCAAACCTCAACGCAAAAACCTTGACAATTATCAGatggcaaaaaacaaaatgcaacaTGTTAAAGTATTGAATACTAGGACTAATGAAGCAAGTTAAAGTTTTAATGCAGTCACATCAAGGacataattatcaaataaatgtgCAGGTCAAGCGCTTCTAGATTAAGAACTTGTATCAAGAATCCTTATTACCCCaacataatatgtattatataaatttgaaatttgaacatATACTTGGGAGTTTAAAAAAGGACAGCTTTGCATTGGCAATGCAAAGAATACGCAAGATCTAGTACTAACACTTAAAACAATCAACTAAATGGCATTCTATTCTTGTGAACTACTTTTGCTAACTTCTTTGCATGTAAATGCTTTCATGTGTGCACCTCAATTCATCATGTAGATCtaatagattttattaaaattacatttttatacTCAACCATTCAATTTACAATTAAAcgattcaaaataatttaccaCTAGTAACCATACAAGTACAAACCTGGTCAAGCTCATTCAGTTCCAGGTATGAGCCATCACCAACTGGTGCTTCTCCAGCTGGCACCATCTCTTCACTTGGCAAGAGAGGCACCTCATCATCCTCCCATTCCTCCTCAATAAACGGTGCCCCATACTGCTCCCCATTCTTCGGCCCTGTCCCGCTCTTTTGGAAAATCCTACAAAGCACAAATGCATCCTTCCCCAcccaaaatacaaaaacacaa
This window contains:
- the LOC133697142 gene encoding NAC domain-containing protein 78-like isoform X2 produces the protein MGSSDSATSLAPGFRFHPTDEELVRYYLKRKVTKKPFRLDAISVTDVYKSEPWDLPVKSKLKSRDLEWYFFSMLDKKYGNGAKTNRATEKGYWKTTGKDRPIHWNSRVVGMKKTLVYHQGRAPRGERSNWVMHEYRLADEELEKAGIAQDAFVLCRIFQKSGTGPKNGEQYGAPFIEEEWEDDEVPLLPSEEMVPAGEAPVGDGSYLELNELDQNFDSGITSEKTALPLNFYYGETSNHVEQPSNFSDNDIKPVIRGAENRNGPAPPADQNLDLPGQYELDADKKEHNAEPINIVNALNANYLFDESYLDALGDLPQSEGFFLEANDLSKPVEPETGGDSSGFDMVDEYLNFFDAVDENLSFDPSDIFGGETAVSDQQLPPQEDVKGQTEELSTASQNLLETHGTIDPSSSKQKPEAMKFDSDFKYPFIKQASHRLGNIPAPPALASEFPSKDTALHLHPASSSSINVTAGMIRIENMSLGGNEMEWSFGKNGNVNIILSFGLPQLGGPASLVPMNSLFPGKTESVVSRGWLYLMFFWVLILSVSYKIGTCICAK
- the LOC133697142 gene encoding NAC domain-containing protein 78-like isoform X1 produces the protein MGSSDSATSLAPGFRFHPTDEELVRYYLKRKVTKKPFRLDAISVTDVYKSEPWDLPVKSKLKSRDLEWYFFSMLDKKYGNGAKTNRATEKGYWKTTGKDRPIHWNSRVVGMKKTLVYHQGRAPRGERSNWVMHEYRLADEELEKAGIAQDAFVLCRIFQKSGTGPKNGEQYGAPFIEEEWEDDEVPLLPSEEMVPAGEAPVGDGSYLELNELDQNFDSGITSEKTALPLNFYYGETSNHVEQPSNFSDNDIKPVIRGAENRNGPAPPADQNLDLPGQYELDADKKEHNAEPINIVNALNANYLFDESYLDALGDLPQSEGFFLEANDLSKPVEPETGGDSSGFDMVDEYLNFFDAVDENLSFDPSDIFGGETAVSDQQLPPQEDVKGQTEELSTASQNLLETHGTIDPSSSKQKPEAMKFDSGADFKYPFIKQASHRLGNIPAPPALASEFPSKDTALHLHPASSSSINVTAGMIRIENMSLGGNEMEWSFGKNGNVNIILSFGLPQLGGPASLVPMNSLFPGKTESVVSRGWLYLMFFWVLILSVSYKIGTCICAK